From Cherax quadricarinatus isolate ZL_2023a chromosome 69, ASM3850222v1, whole genome shotgun sequence, the proteins below share one genomic window:
- the LOC128701899 gene encoding regulator of nonsense transcripts 1-like — protein sequence MRSGTTFFRWCAVCCVLALESWKGGSIANFGADALTVRDGSSVSQGLELIEGIVDTGEWDCSRDLTSETTSQVFDVKLKTENEEEIRLAHSPHLGVTVTQSAELSYGSNLEPNDKNSRELSLEESDGLTRSSSEPHHRRSKRTIKKSSGGRRQSRRRSNSRSMGKRRSSRKRGGRRMMSYPQMQQRSRGKFKKFQQMFSVQQPRSYSRQRVSKKPQMYRQVMRQPQMYRQVMRQPQMYRQVMRQPQMSYNQGAQSRPQQTYYGHQQMYGSQQGQHFGRFMKMMQVW from the exons ATGAGGAGCGGGACAACATTCTTCAGATGGTGTGCTGTGTGTTGCGTCCTTGCCCTGGAGAGCTGGAAAGGTGGCAGTATTGCTAACTTCGGCGCTGACGCTTTGACTGTGAGGGATG GATCGTCAGTCTCTCAGGGCCTTGAGCTCATAGAGGGAATTGTTGACACGGGAGAGTGGGACTGTAGTAGAGACTTGACAAGTGAAACTAcgtcccaggtctttgacgtgaAGCTGAAGACAGAAAATGAGGAGGAAATCCGACTGGCGCATTCTCCACACCTTGGTGTCACAGTAACACAATCAGCAGAACTTAGTTACGGAAGCAATTTAGAGCCAAACGACAAAAACTCCAGAGAGCTGAGCCTTGAAGAGTCTGATGGACTAACTCGCAGCAGCAGTGAACCTCACCATCGAAGGTCAAAGAGAACAATTAAAAAGTCCTCAGGTGGGAGACGACAG AGTCGGAGACGTAGTAACTCCAGATCTATGGGTAAGCGTCGATCCAGCCGAAAGCGAGGAGGACGGAGGATGATGTCTTACCCACAAATGCAGCAAAGAAGCCGTGGGAAATTTAAGAAGTTTCAACAGATGTTTTCTGTTCAGCAGCCGCGGAGCTACAGTCGTCAGAGAGTTTCAAAGAAACCACAGATGTATAGGCAAGTTATGAGACAGCCACAGATGTACAGACAAGTTATGAGACAGCCACAGATGTATAGACAAGTTATGAGACAGCCACAGATGAGTTACAACCAGGGAGCACAGTCCAGACCACAACAGACATATTATGGACATCAACAAATGTATGGTAGTCAGCAGGGTCAACATTTTGGGAGGTTTATGAAAATGATGCAGGTCTGGTAA